The DNA window AATGTTTTCTATTCACTGCTTATCATCAGGTTTTTCATAATTGACTGAAGTGTAAAATATACTTCTTATGAGCTAATGTCATATTTCTTTAAGCAACTTTgtgttgttaattttttttaatggagatttttaataattaccTTCTGTTTGTTTAAGTGATATTGATGTGGCCCAGCAGTTCAGTTTGAACCAGAGTAGAGTGGAAGAAATTACAATGAGAGAAGAAGTAGGCAACATCAGTATCCTCCAGGATAATGACTTTGGTAAAGATCTCGTGCGTTATTATGTGTTACTAGCTAATTTTGGTAACTATAAGATATGGTTTTGCAATAACTATTGAAGCCCactaaacacaaaacaaattagCTCAAACATGCTTTGTTTTTGTACATTTAatttttgggtcagtttttcCAGAAAGCCTGTCCTCTAATGCTCAGAAAACTTCTAGGTGCCTAGaataggcagaaaaaaaagctgaatattaTTCAGTCAGGTTAATTAGCGAAGTACTATGTCAATTATAATTTTCAAGTGTGTGAATATGAAGTCAGGTGTTGCTTTAATCATAAGCATGTTCTCAGTCAGAAACCATTAGGAGATTTCTAAAGCTGAAGCAGTCAGTGGCAAGGAGTTTACTGCTTCCAGTGTCTTTTCAAGAACAGTGTTCTAAAATATGAATCAAAGCCTAAAGACAGTTGTACTTGAATGTCTTGTTCCCAGCATACAGTACTGTAATCCataatttagtaatttttttgaaagaataatcCAGGAATTTATGGTGGTGTTGATTTGGTATTGGTTTGCTCCCTGTATGCCTTGAGGCATAAGGTACAACATTTTTGAATTTCATTGAATTCTCTGGTTTCTGTGTAGATAAAATTTAGTAGGATCTTGGTAATATAAAttcaaataagtaaaataaaatgctttgaagaAGAGAgagttattttttataattgtttGAACGGTACTTTTGCCATGGGATTGCTGGACATAATTTCTTACACCTTGTCATTAACTCTGCAATTAAGATGAAATGAAGTTTGATTTTACATTTGGGCTTTTGCTGATCAGTTAGCTAAGTCTCTTGAACCTTGGTTCTTTAGCACTTATAGCAGTGGAATTGTATTCTTGCAGGTGACTTTGGGATGGATGATCGTGAGATGATGAGAGAAGGTAGTGCATTTGAGGATGACATGCTAGTAAGCACCAGTGCTTCCAATCTCCTATTGGAACCTGAACAGAGCACCAGTCACCTCAATGAGAAATCTAATCACCTGGAATACGAAGACCAATACAAAGATGATAAttttggagaaggaaatgaTGGTGGAATATTGGGTAAGTTTGAGAAATTTGTTTATCCTCTGTCCTATCTTCTGCATTCATAAGTTCTTGGGTGGACAGGGGGAAGCTGTTTTCCTTGTAGCAAAGATCTCTCTCAAAGTTATGCCTTCAGCAGTAGAATTCTGGTTTGTGAGTCCTACAGCAGTGCAGATGATGTACAGATGATCTGAAGTGTTGGCATAAATGAAGTTCTAAGAAACCCAGTAAGATGCAAATATGTGGCAATTGTATTGTAATAAAGGTTGCCTGTAAGCTCAAAATTTGTGCTGACATGCACCTTGAAaaagcactgctgctttcttctgTGTCAACATTGGAAGTTTTCTAACCTTTGCCCTGTCTTTATCTGTGTTGTGATAAACTTGTCTGTACTTCTTTATAAATTTGTCAGTACTTTTTTTGTGAATTTGTGGATGCAAAACTGATTCTTTCATATGGTTGCTTCAGATGACAAACTTCTCAGTAATAATGATGGTGGTATTTTTGATGACCCACCTGCACTCTCAGAAAGTGGAGTAATGATGCCAGAGCAACCTCCCCACGATGATAtggatgatgatgataatgtaTCAAGTGAGTATTAGCTAGGGCTAGATCTAGAATTACTCTTCAactgatttgatttttattctaATTCCTTAAAAACATGTTAAGCTCAAAAGTATGAAATGAGGTAAATCACTTGAGGTTGTGGAGGGAGGGGATGATGGGCAGGGTAGCACAGTTTCTCCATGCTGTGAAATGGTGCAAGGTACCTGTTCTCATTGGCAGTGGGTGGCCCAGACAGCCCGGACTCCGTGGATCCAGTTGAACCGTTACCAACTATGACTGATCAGACGACACTTGTTCCCAATGAAGAGGAAGCTTTTGCTCTGGAGCCTATTGACATAACTGGTGAGTAAGCTATTTGGGAATATTTTACTTGTGTTGTCAGAGACTACCTTAGCTTGATGGAGTGGAAATGAATGTCTAGAACTGCTGCTGATTCTGCTTCTCAGCTGGAAGAGAAACCAGGGACCAAGTGCTGAATTCCTTTTATTCTAACAGTAACCTTCTAGTACTTTCCAGGCAGGTAGCTTCCATGGATGGTTTTGGAGGATATTAGTTTGTAATTTCTGCAGTCGAAATGTATAATAGCACAATACTATAGCTTTTGGTAAACATGCTAGTTAAAATGCACTGAGTTGAAATAGAACTCATCATGTCTTTAATTCTAATATACTATCTGTAGTGCAGCACAGTTCTTGATATACTGTGTTTGAAAGCCAGGAGTGACTGCTTACACTGAGAATGAGTGCTCTTCTAGTGATTTGTAGCTTTAATGAATTGCTGAGTTCAGGAAATGTatctttttgtatttgaaattctGCTAAATAGATgctttccttgtctttttctttaatgcaaGAAACTTTCTTACTTTAACCGATACTGTATTTAGCTCATTGTAAACAGATCCCtgctttaatgaaaaattaggaTCTAGAAATAAAGTAGCTTGTCCTGTGTCTTCAGACTGAGCTCCAGGCCCTGATTGGGCCAATCAGagagccctggcactgccctctcgtggcaggctggcagcaggggtCCAGCAGATCTGCTGGACCAGCAAAGACAGCTGTTGCCAGAGCTTCATGGTCTGCTGCAGAGTGCCAGGCTGTAAGCAATGTCATCCTAGAGCAGGGTGAGAGGTACAGGTAAGATAACCACCCACGTTAACTCCACCAAAGCTCAGGCAGGGCTTAGAGATAAAACTTGGTATAGTATTTTCACTCTGTGattagaattatagaatggtttggtttggaagggaccttgaagatcatctagttctaactgtcttaccatgggcagggagacctttcactagaccagattgctcagagctccaccCGACTgggccttgaacacttccaggggtgggacatccacaacttctctggacaagctcttccagtacctcaccaccctcatagtgaagaatttcttcctaatacctaatgTAGACctaccctctgtcagtttgaagccattcccccttgtcctgtccctagatgctcttgtaaaaagtctccTCCATCTTTCTTGAAGGCTCCCTTCAAgtgctggaaggctgcaattacATCACGCcgaagccttctctttttccgggctgaacaattccaattctctcagcctttcctcataggagaggtgctccatccctctaatcaacaTGATGGCCAGGGTTTGCACCAGCCTAACAAGCAAGCCATGGGGGAGGGAGGCATGTGCAGCTGAGGACATCAAGGCTTAGGTAGATTCAGTAAAACTACGAGTCTACACAAAAGAATTTGTAGGTTACGGGACAGCATTCCTAGTATTTGATCTTTCACACTGCTTATAGCCTTTCAGTCCTTCTCCCAAAGCTGACATTGCCTTAGATGCTTTAGGTAGCTTTATATGTGGGCAAATAAGACCTATAGAGAACCTGCAAGATTCTTCTATGGTGTGGTATCTGAGCTAACCTTCATTACTTCCTAAAAATCTCAACAGTCaaagaaaccaaagcaaagaggaagagaaagctgATTGTGGACAGTGTGAAAGAACTGGATAGCAAGACTATTCGAGCCCAATTAAGTGACTACTCTGATATTGTTACTACTTTGGATTTGGCACCGCCTACTAAGAAACTGATGATGTGGAAAGAAACTGGTGGAGttgaaaagcttttctctctgcctgcacagcctTTGTGGAATAACAGGCTACTGAAGGTAATGTTTTTGTGCAGGTTCATTTTTAAATGGACTGTATTCAGGACTGTGCCTCACATATAGTAAACATCAGCATATCAATAGTGATATAGTAATATTcataattggaaaaaaacccacattaaaACAAGAAAGATAACTATTTTAAGCATTGGTGTTACCAGTTAcagaagtaaattttttttttttttaatattagtacTGTGGAGAGGAGCTTAAAAAATAGGAAAGTAAGATAGGCCATAATTACTTGACCTGAAATGAAATTGAAGGACACTGAGAACTGCAATAGTGAATAATGTAATCTTTCCTCTATAGCTCTTTACTCGCTGTCTTACACCTCTGGTACCAGAAGACctaagaaagaggaggaaaggtggAGAAGCTGACAACCTTGATGAGTTCCTTAAAGACTTTGAAAACCCAGAAGTTcccagagaggagcagcagcatcaaCAGCAGCAGCGAGATGTCATTGGTTTGTGTCTTGTCAAAGATGCTCTGCTTCCTTCAGagcttatttttctcttttttttgtgctttgtatTAAGTCATCAAAGATTATGAATGGAGCAAAGAGCTTTGTAATGGTTGTTTAGCTTGATGTACAGTCTGTGACCGAAGATAACTTATTTTTGCTAGAAATAGAGGGTGCTTAGGAATTGTTTGAACCAGTGGATTAAATGTGTATTGGATTGGGTTGTATGCACATCTGTGCCAATTCTGCTTGTCACTGCAAAAACTGCGCAGGCTGTTAAGAGTGCTCAGTTCTAAATTAATAGCAGATTAGACTTTGGTGTAGTTTCTACATCTAAACCAAGGTTTGTTGTGGAATATAGATGAACCTATTCTTGAAGAACCAAGCCGTTTACAGGAGTCGATGATGGAAGGCAGCAGAACCAACCTGGACGAATCTGTTATGCCGCCCCCACCACCTCAGACAGGTGTGAAACGCAAAGTGCAGCAAGTAGAGCCAGAGCCAGTGCTACCTGTGAGTAAGATTTCACTATGTTTTTTATGGGGAATGAGAAGTGGGTGGTGTCTTTGAGCAGGAAATAACAGATTTGAGGCCCTAGCTTTCCATGGTCATCTGAGATTCGCTGGAGTAGTAGCAGAACATTTGCCCCTGGGTAGGCATTCTGGTGTTTCTTCTTAAGCGAAAAGCttactgaaacatttaaaatgcatgtaGGATAAAGAAATGACACTATTTCCTCCAGAAAAAGTCTTCAAGGAATTAAGTGTATTGTTTACAAAGCTATCAGGTTCTGCTTGGCAAGTGTATATGAACATTTTCCACCGAAGCAAGGATTGTGCTAGCTGCACAAACTTCCTTTTTAAGACAGTCCTATTGTTCCAGGCTTAAGGCTTCAAAGAAAGACTGATTGCCTGGAGGTATTTCCTAGCTGAGCTATGAGTAGACTTGGAAACTAGATGTGATGCAGTGTGAAAGGAAACAATATTttgaaggggaaaggaaggaaaagggcaAAATGAAAGGtatattctttttctgaatGCTTGTCTGCTGAGAACAGTCCTGGTTTATGCTATGTCTCATAATTGTGCATGTTTAACCTCACTTTTCACGTTCCTTGGCCAGCAGGTTGTTTGCTGTAGAATGAGACTGTTAGATGTTACATTATCTTATTAAAAAGGGTGGTAGCTGCTCCTCCACTTGGTCATATCATGGGGTGAAATTGGCATCAGTTGTACTGAAGTCAGTGATATTGAGGGAGTGAGTGTGTTGGGAATTCTTCGATCATATGAGCAGGTCAGGCCTCTGTCAACATACCTGTAGTGTTACCTGCTGTTTGACCAAGTCAGAAGTTGCTTAGCCATTTTAGAGTATATGTAGAAACAGTTTCAGGTGTCAGTGTAACTTTGCTGGCAAACACTTAACTGCATATAGATTCACAAGGAGAGTActgtatattaattttattaaaactgacTACATAAATCCTGTTAAACGGCTTTTCCGTGTTTTTCTcttgatataaatattttctgagaatGATAATTGAGCACCAAAGTCACTCATAGATTTTAGGAAACTTTGTGAGACACCTGTGTTTTAGTTCCTTCACATTTATATCACTGAGAACAGCATTTTGATACTTTGAAGATGTCTTATTCTACCAAGTTAGTGTGTTCATGTAGCACTGAATCTGGTTATGTAGGATTTTAAATTTGAATGTGCCAATCCAAGAAATGGGATCGATGGTTTGGATGGTGGACTAAGTGAAGTTATTGGAAAGCCTTTTTTCTTATAGAGGTATCATAATTTCTGGTTTGAGTAGAATCTAAaggattaaaaatacatgtatggatagcaaaaaaaatgcttttcagtttttaaaaaagaaaaattcagacaaATGGCTAAGATTTAGATACTTGAATTTTATGAAACTGGTCTGTTGCATCGTCATTGTATTGTAAAAGCACAGACAGAATTATCCTTTGGTTTAACTGTATTGTGTACCTTTACAGCATCCACCGTCACAACAGCTGGAAATGCCACCTGTAGAAATGCCTCCAGAGGAGCCCCAAAACATCTGCCAGCTAATACCAGAGCTAGAACTTCtgccagaaaaagagaaggagaaagaaaaggagaaagaggaggaggaagaagaagaggtaAGAACTCTGTGTAGGAAGAGTTTATGTCTTTCCCAGAAATGTTTGGCTGTGGATTCAGTAAATGgcataagaaaaatctttagTCTATCCTTGGGAAATAATAGCCTTTGGAAATGTAAATTCTTAAAGTATTTCATGAccattttataatatttatggTATTTTCTATTATAAATTGTATATACATTCTGTTTTGAGTTAGAGGGTTCTCCTGTTCTCACACATGGCTGGATGAAACCACTCTATATATTTATGATGCCTTGTACAAGAAGTTTTGAACTTGATGTTGTTGTTCATTTTAAATAGCTTGTGCTGTCTTATGAAAGTAGCTTTTTGCAAGAAAACCAACCATGTCCTAAAATGTGATAACTAGCTAcaatatttaatattctgtGGCTGTCAAGACAAACTTCAATGACATCTCTTATTTTACACCTGCTTGCAGGAGGAAGACGGCACAGGGGGTGATCAGGAtcaagaagaaaggagatggaACAAGAGGACTCAACAAATGCTCCATGGACTTCAGGTACACACGatcatttgctttctcttgAAGTAGCTTTTGAGTGTGCCCACTGCTTTTGACCTGAGTTAAAAAGTTAAGAAAGAGCTTTCTTTGCAGTAGATGTTACAGCTTAAAATATCAGTTATGTcttagagggggaaaaatgcaTGTAGTTGATTTAATctatgtaaaataattaaattaaaattaaatctttattCATGTAATTGTAATTTTATTCCAAAGAACATTTGAAGTAAATTTTTTTGCTTAGGTGTTTTTCAGCCTTTATGTTCACACTTGGTGTGCAAGTAAGACTCccagaaatttaaattttaaagttattgAGTTTGATtgtgtttttaatgaaagcatAGCACCTCTGACTTTGTGCTGTGTGGCCCTAGGCAAACTCCATCAAGGCCTAGGGCTAAAACCATTCTACAGGATGTTTACTCCTGGCTGTGCTAGTTGGAAAAATTCCACACCATGAGAAGCTGAATCTCTAACAAGTGTGGGAATCTGACCTTGTCTGATTTCCAGGATGTGGCTTCAGTCTGCACAGACTCTATCTGTAAGATGGATTCTTGCTTACTGGAACTCAAGAGCTTTTTTCTGATATGATGGTTGAACACCCCTTGTGAGCACTTGAACTGAAGCACAAACCACTGTTCATTTGCTTATAGACCTCTGTGTGTCCTTCACATGTTCTTGGACTACCTTTGCCTTTCAGCCAAGTTTGTAGCTCCTACCCCTTTGTTCCCTTGAACATTGGGCAGTTCCTGAGATTCTGCAGTCACTGAAGTGCTTCAGTTTCATCACTGTTACTGTTTTCCAAAGTCATCcttgttttttttggtgaaattaATAGGCTCCATCTTTCCTTATAAAATGTCATAATCAGTATTGTATCTCTGAATTTCCAGTATGGTGGCTTTGGGGGAAGAGTTTTCAGTAAACTGAGATGTAGTTCTAGTGTGTATTCTGTTAAGTTTCTCAAAATTAAGATATAATCAAGGAAAAGCTTTACATCTCTGGAAAATGTTAGTAGAGTTCTATCATAGGAATTAATTGCTTATATCTTCAAACAGCCTTAATTTCAAACTCCTAAATATCCCTTATGATATTTTAATACACTTAAATTTAGTTCAGATTACATTGTAAACTAATGTGATTTAAGTCAGGTCTTTTGCACACCTGCAGGCATACTGGTGGTTTAAGTGAGACTGCTTTAAACAAAGAACCCTGGTcatcagcacagccccacacagccactcactcactgacttctgctgggatgggggaaagaatcagaagggtaaaagcaagaaaacttgcgggttgagataaagatagtttaataggtaaagtGAAAATGgtgcatgcaagcaaagcaaaataaggagTTCACTCACTGCTTCCCAACAGCAGGCAGACATTTAGCCATTTccagggaagcagggcttcattACATGTAATAGTGACTGGGAATACCAATGCCACAGTCCCAAATGCTCACACACTGCCCTTGTCCTTCCTGCAGTGTTATGTGCTGAGCGTGATGCCATAAGGCAAGGATTATCCTTTTGGCcagctgggctcagctgtgctggcagtgtcccctcccaactccttgtgtACCCCAAGCCTACTTgctccaaaacacagcaccacaTGAGCTACTGTGAAGATAGCTCTGAAGTTTAGAtaactctgtcccagcccaaaccagtacAACCGTAGTTAAAAATAGTATCTAAAGTACACAGATGTTGAGTTGGTAATGTTGTGTAATGTTTCCTCTCTGAGTGTTTCATCACAATGTCTGGAAAGAGCTTCAGAATTCTCTTTGGACCACGTCTAGCTTTTTCAACTCTTTCTTCCTTGTACCAAAAGGGCATCACTTTGGGTGACTGAAACGTTAAGTCTGCAATGAGATTCAAAGTTGAGATCTGATTAAAGTAATTTGCTTTGGCCAGCCCTAATATCTTTTAATCTAGTAGATATTCTGGAGCAGATTCTGTTTTAAATTGATGATATCAGTTGTTGTCCTAGccagaaaaaatatgtatttttataattactGTTTTTTAATACACTATTGCCAAGATTTTGAGAAAATGTAAGCAGCTTTGTGTACCTAGTTTCAGACAAACAGAGGAGTTTTAGAAATAAACAGACTTTCACCTTGGGGAAAGTCATGCATCTTTTAAAGAACATTAGCTcttgaaattttatttgattatttttagagttacttttattttgagaaaaaaaaatctgatttttttttctcgtatttaaaaaaattgtcctgTATTAAAATAAGACTGGTTAGTTAttgctgcaaaaagaaaatcttatgCTATACTACAGTGTTTCTGGAATAAGTTCAGCAGATTCAAGAGTGATTTTTTACACGTCCCTGGGAAGCCTACTTGGTTTCATTTAGATAAGATCTATATAGAAATTTTCATGTACATGTTGTAATGTGCCCATACAATGTCAAATTCTTCTGAATCTTTCACAGTGTCCTGGGGTAGACAACAAACAGAATCTTACCAAGAGATGTTGTTTCTGTGTAGTTCTCTATTTAATTTGTGGTGTCAATGTGTTTTTCAGAGAGCTCTTGCGAAGACTGGAGCAGAATCCATCAGTTTACTTGAGCTGTGCAGAAATACAAATAGAAAACAAGCAGCTGCAAAATTCTACAGTTTCCTGGTACTGaaaaaacaacaagcaataGAGCTGACACAGGAGGAGCCCTACAGTGACATCATTGCAACACCTGGTCCCAGGTTTCATATTATCTGAATGGTTACGTAGAGCAGAGCTAGTGCTCATCTCACTAGTGTGTACGTGTATTGCCCTGTCTGTAGGGCCCACAAGACCATTGCAGAAAATTTAGATTTTATTGTCTGTATAAAGTCCTTGGTTTTCTTCTggggttattttggggtttgtATTTTAACTTTACCACTCAAATTTTTAGTGAAACTGCTGGGGTGGGTGACTTGACTTCCAACTGCAGAAACCAGACTGCTCAAGCGCCCAGATTAAGATTGTTTTAACACCTCGGAGCAGATGTGTGCAATATTGGTGCATGTGATGTTGAGTATCAATGAAAATGTCTTACCGTAATTTGACTAGTTGATTCAATAGATATTTTTAACCTATACAAGTAAACCTGAATGGCCAGCCTATTGTCTGATTAAAAACTTTGCCAAACTCATCTGAAATGTTCGGCCTGCTTCTCATagtagtgggtttttttccccttctctagATCTTTGTGCATACTGTGGGTCTCTTAAAGCTGCCAGTATGAAAGGTAGTGCCTGATATGTCAGCTTGCTGTGTCACTGCATTTTTGCAGTCGGATTTTTGTAGCCCTTGACGCTAAGGGGAATCGAGTGTCTATGGAAGGCACTTCTTCCACGTGATACAAGAAAGGACAGAACATATTAAGCATTTTAGACAAAACATTCCTTTTCACTTACCACATCATTATGGTCCACTGCTGATAATGGCTAATTACTGTTAATAAGTGACAAATGAAAACTAGtaatttcatttaaactttTAAGATATAATGCTTTAGGTTTGTTAGAGCTGTATATAAACTCcagactttttaaaacagacttCTAGATTGTAAATTATCTGATTTCTTTATTAAGCAGGCATACGAAGAAAAGTTAGTGAATTCAAGATACCACTTGTACCAAAAGGGCAACAAACTTTGAATACAGAGTACAAATGGGCCCTATTCCACTTAATCATGTCGTGCATTAATGGCTGTTAGGATATATTTATGGTTTTAGTATCAATTTCTTCTGATAATTTACACTCCTGTGTTCAAAAC is part of the Chiroxiphia lanceolata isolate bChiLan1 chromosome 1, bChiLan1.pri, whole genome shotgun sequence genome and encodes:
- the RAD21 gene encoding double-strand-break repair protein rad21 homolog isoform X1; this translates as MFYAHFVLSKRGPLAKIWLAAHWDKKLTKAHVFECNLESSVESIISPKVKMALRTSGHLLLGVVRIYHRKAKYLLADCNEAFIKIKMAFRPGVVDLPEENREAAYNAITLPEEFHDFDQPLPDLDDIDVAQQFSLNQSRVEEITMREEVGNISILQDNDFGDFGMDDREMMREGSAFEDDMLVSTSASNLLLEPEQSTSHLNEKSNHLEYEDQYKDDNFGEGNDGGILDDKLLSNNDGGIFDDPPALSESGVMMPEQPPHDDMDDDDNVSMGGPDSPDSVDPVEPLPTMTDQTTLVPNEEEAFALEPIDITVKETKAKRKRKLIVDSVKELDSKTIRAQLSDYSDIVTTLDLAPPTKKLMMWKETGGVEKLFSLPAQPLWNNRLLKLFTRCLTPLVPEDLRKRRKGGEADNLDEFLKDFENPEVPREEQQHQQQQRDVIDEPILEEPSRLQESMMEGSRTNLDESVMPPPPPQTGVKRKVQQVEPEPVLPHPPSQQLEMPPVEMPPEEPQNICQLIPELELLPEKEKEKEKEKEEEEEEEEEDGTGGDQDQEERRWNKRTQQMLHGLQRALAKTGAESISLLELCRNTNRKQAAAKFYSFLVLKKQQAIELTQEEPYSDIIATPGPRFHII
- the RAD21 gene encoding double-strand-break repair protein rad21 homolog isoform X2 — translated: MFYAHFVLSKRGPLAKIWLAAHWDKKLTKAHVFECNLESSVESIISPKVKMALRTSGHLLLGVVRIYHRKAKYLLADCNEAFIKIKMAFRPGVVDLPEENREAAYNAITLPEEFHDFDQPLPDLDDIDVAQQFSLNQSRVEEITMREEVGNISILQDNDFGDFGMDDREMMREGSAFEDDMLVSTSASNLLLEPEQSTSHLNEKSNHLEYEDQYKDDNFGEGNDGGILDDKLLSNNDGGIFDDPPALSESGVMMPEQPPHDDMDDDDNVSMGGPDSPDSVDPVEPLPTMTDQTTLVPNEEEAFALEPIDITVKETKAKRKRKLIVDSVKELDSKTIRAQLSDYSDIVTTLDLAPPTKKLMMWKETGGVEKLFSLPAQPLWNNRLLKLFTRCLTPLVPEDLRKRRKGGEADNLDEFLKDFENPEVPREEQQHQQQQRDVIDEPILEEPSRLQESMMEGSRTNLDESVMPPPPPQTGVKRKVQQVEPEPVLPHPPSQQLEMPPVEMPPEEPQNICQLIPELELLPEKEKEKEKEKEEEEEEEEEDGTGGDQDQEERRWNKRTQQMLHGLQRALAKTGAESISLLELCRNTNRKQAAAKFYSFLVLKKQQAIELTQEEPYSDIIATPGPRFHII